GTTCGCTGCTCCGGTTGTTGCGGCGAATTACGGCTGGTCATTTACTGTGAAGTTATATATGGTGTTATTAGGCATCTTTATCATCGCTAACTTTTTCTTAGGAGATAAACACGAACCAAGGGTTCAGGTACCTTTAGTGAAACAAATCAAAGGGATTTATAAGAATGAGAAGCTATGGTTATTCTGTTTATTCTATTTTATTACGTTTGGATCTTTTGTAGCTTTTACAGTGTATTTACCCAACTTCTTAGTGGCTAATTTCGGACTTGAAAAAGTAGACGCTGGGGTAAGAACGGCAGGTTTTATTGTAGTGGCAACTTTCCTACGTCCTGTTGGGGGCTTTCTTGCTGACAAGTTCCATTCCCTCATTCTGCTCATGTACGTATTTGGTCTGTTCACAGTTGCGGCACTTATTCTATCATTCGCTCCTTCCATTCAGTTGTACACGGTTGGATGCATTACAATTGCGATGGCAGCCGGAATCGGAAATGGTGTTGTGTTCAAACTTGTGCCAATGTATTTTCAGAAGCAAGCAGGTATTGCCAATGGTATCATTGCAGCAATGGGTGGACTTGGCGGTTTCTTCCCGCCTCTTATTCTTGCATCGCTTTATCAGTTAACAGGACATTATGCAATTGGATTTATGGCGTTATCTCAGTTAGCGCTCGTCAGTCTTGTTCTTGTCATCTGGATGTATTATCAGGATAAACTTATCTTGTCTCATCAAGTGATGGTTACGACGCCGCTCGGGATGATGGTTACGGATAAACAGGGGAAGATCATTGCGGTCAATCCTGCTTTCACGGAACTAACAGGATTCAGTGCAAAAGAATCAATTGGAGAAAATCCGAATATGTTGAAGTCGGGAAAACAATCCGCTGCTTTCTATCATCAGATGTGGGAAACTCTGAAACAGAAAGGATCCTGGCAAGGACAAATATGGAATAAACGAAAAGACGGGAATCACTTCCTAGAATGGCTAACGATCAACGCGATTAAAGATGATTCGGGAGAGGTCATTCAGTATGCCGGTGTGTTCAGCGATATTACCGAAGATAAGCTGAAATTGACGAATGAGTAATGGGGGTTCGAGATGGCGCTAAAAGATGGAAACGAGGCGAGTA
The sequence above is drawn from the Pseudalkalibacillus hwajinpoensis genome and encodes:
- a CDS encoding nitrate/nitrite transporter, whose protein sequence is MYKKWQLPLQTMNLVTGFMVWVLISSLLPFITEDIAIAPEQIAWVTAVPVILGSLLRIPIGYLANQFGARLLFMISFILLLFPVYFLSAADSFADLLVGGLFLGIGGAIFSVGVTSLPKYYAKERHGFVNGIYGAGNIGTAITAFAAPVVAANYGWSFTVKLYMVLLGIFIIANFFLGDKHEPRVQVPLVKQIKGIYKNEKLWLFCLFYFITFGSFVAFTVYLPNFLVANFGLEKVDAGVRTAGFIVVATFLRPVGGFLADKFHSLILLMYVFGLFTVAALILSFAPSIQLYTVGCITIAMAAGIGNGVVFKLVPMYFQKQAGIANGIIAAMGGLGGFFPPLILASLYQLTGHYAIGFMALSQLALVSLVLVIWMYYQDKLILSHQVMVTTPLGMMVTDKQGKIIAVNPAFTELTGFSAKESIGENPNMLKSGKQSAAFYHQMWETLKQKGSWQGQIWNKRKDGNHFLEWLTINAIKDDSGEVIQYAGVFSDITEDKLKLTNE